aAGTTTATTGATGGCCATCGACCTGAGGTCCTTCAGCCTATTTACActgcatataataataataatataagagttTATTGGTCAGTTTTTTACAACCATCTTACAACtctaaaacaaatatttcaaaaaaaaaaatatatatatatacatatattaatatatatatatatatatatatatatatatatatatatatatatatatatatatatatatatatatatatatatatatatatatataattatgtttttcgttgagaaaaccacgtttttaaaaacgaatttatttacaaggaaatatggaaatgaacaataggataaatctaagatgattctaaagctgattatctatctgactgactgacaataacatattgtctcctatttataacattatactttcttatcttaattgacgccacgcgtcgaaccacctgcattatgctggtgtaagcaaaatgcagcacactgatatgtgaatctaaatgaacaatacaatattacgtcAATTGATCAGAACGGGATGGAATCCTGTAATTCCTCCCCACCTAAGTTAAAGTTATCACCTTTAATAGGTGTGACTTTAGCAAgtctattattttttaaatatttaaaaataagaaaaaatatcaaaatcaatattattataaacataagaataaaaattaatgaatatcctGGTTGGATGTGCCATTCTTCTAGGTCTTCCAACTGGATGTCAGGGATGTCTTCTTTCTTGAAGTTCGAACTGGGCTGGTTCTTCATTGGATGAGCCATCTTGGGCAGGACaatgtatttttcttccataatcgtagaaatgggaaaaatttccttttgtgtGTTCCCTACAACACATCTTGAACGAAGGATTGCCGTTGGGGGTATGAAATAATGTTTTGTTTGCTGTGGGCATTTCTCttggactttttcatttttgattgagaGGATATTTCCATCTTCTAGAAGTTTCAAGTTAGCTTGTGGGACTAATACAATTCTTGAACAATTTTCTTTgtgatttttcaacaaatttctgaTGCATTCTGGAGGCTTGGATAGTAGATCTTGATCGCATAGGAAGTCTTCTTCAACTGGGTGACATTGACTCGTACTCCATagtaattcttcttcttgtgaGAGCATGTAGGAGTCGGTTAAGGAAAGGGATTCATTATTTTGGGAAAGAAAGTAAAACTTGTATAATTCGTATCCCTTTTCATAAATGGTTGGAATAGATATAAGAaatagtaaaattttatttttgaaaattaccttAGTATGGCATAATTGATAATAGTCTTTTATATGATGTAAGGGAATgatacttgaatttttgattacttCTGAGAACTTTGAATAGGGTAAAATGGATTCATGCAACAAATGTAACCTAGCAAAACTAATTGCAGTTTGAATTTCATCCAAagtgtttttattattattattattattattaaacatcgattaaagtttaggcaatgcctataaactcacagaaaaaatattttttttaagaggAAAACAAGGTAAAGTGCTTGAAAAGCGAAAAATAACAAAGATtatctggagaaaaaaaaaaataacacaataaaattaCAAACTTTCACTTGAATGCCAAGGTGTTGAAGACTGGATCGAGAAGGAATTCGTGACCAATTGTAGATGTGCTGTCGTACCTCGGGATTCACTGGTGGAGCCAGGATTCAGCAGGCTAATTTAGTTTTTTGGCTGTTTGGTATCTGATATATTAGTGATAACAGgaggaaaattgttgtgaacaAAGTATAAAGGGCAGATTTTTGTAACAGGAATAGAATAGGAAATCACAGACTTTCACTCTTTTGGGCCGATAAGAGAGGCTTAAATACAGACAGGGTAGGCCACGGAAGAGAGAAGGTAAGCAACAAAGGTAAGGAACAAGAATTGGTGGAAGGATGCAATCTGCAGTACAGTGATTGGAATCATAAAATCACGGAACCACGCGGAAAGGATCCTGCATTCAAACGCCACACGTCGCAATCAAAGATATATGAAATACTGAAACAAGTCAGACTGTCAGATAGCGGCAATCAACGTACAACGCACAGGACAGGTGGGAATGGAGGGGTGATCGACGCAACCGAAGTGCGTACTAATGTAAACAAAGATGAAATTCCAAAgcaaaacaaaagaaaataaaaaaaaataaaccacAGGTAAAGGGCTTTTCAAGTGGAAATTTCCTACCTTGAATGTATAATATTAGTACACAAGAAAACTAATAGTAGAAACACTAGAAACAAATATTCGTACAGAAAAATCTTGTATTTTGAGGAGCCACTTTTACATACGTGTTAACGTGTTGTATGATCTCTAgtcgaatttaattttttaatgtcTTTGAGTTCAAAAGTCATAAGATGCATTTGCTGAACTTCTTCGAGTGCTGgtacaatttttaataattcaagattatcatgcattttctgaaatttatcaatatatttgtttttcaagtcattaactacagtagcgatcttcttttgattccttatgagggtttcctcatttttctttatactattaaaataatttctgtATAATTCTTCATCGTCAGAATCTAAGGTTCCAAAgagtatttttgagattttgcctCCCAAATTAATCAATCCTCTCTTAGTCCGTATTTTGTCATTAACTATTTCTTCGAacgattcaatatttattttattagactCTTGCAAATATCTATAGTTTGCAGTCTGCGAAAAACCTAATGGTTCCTTCttaaatttatctatttctttctgatatgccaatattacattttctattttatttaaatcaatatgataaattagttgtaaattcttttttgttatgtaagcttttcctaattgaatgggcaatacattattttcaattggaatcATTTCTAGTGAATTAATTATCTTCGTTACTTttatcattaaaattataattatcaatgtaaatgaATGGTGATCCATgttgaatctgaaaataaaatttgaaagttacTTCTTTCGTTGCTTcataattttcttatgataaatatgtttattcttATTATCTTTTATACGATGTGAATCAATTTCACTTGCATCGATTCTTTTGAACGCTGGGTCGAGTTTTCTTGTTTTAGGATTTTTAATATACGTTGGATTTTCATTTAAGGGGTGATCAGCAGATCTTttcttatttgttttttctAAACGGGCCAAATTTTTCTCTTGTCGTTTTTCTAAATGTTTCgtgatgtcattcaaattttcaatataattttctacataattttgaacttgttcgttatgcgtacgttcaataggtaatgagtaatttaagtctgccttaataatttgcatgggggtcatttctaaacttgagtgatttgaattattataacttaataacgcttgagctaatttattttgaaaagtactgTTTTTACCGTCAATAGTTCTCAATTGTTCAATAAGTGTTGAATGAAATCGTTCCACTAATGCATTCGAATTCGGGTTATAAtttgtaatgtaatgaatttcgattttatgcactttacatagatcttgtacaacattatttttaaattcaataccGTTATCACATGTTATTCTATTAGGTATACcataatggctgaaataaattattaatttatctacAATTTCTAATCCGTTCTTTTGAAGTAAGGGATAACATTGTCCCAATCtagaaaatgaatctattatacttaaacaatatgtttgaccaaatcgtattgtatcacaataaagatgagaaaagggtttagaaccaacaggattagttttatattgtaattgaattggTGTTCTTTCGTATTTACTTTTCTGGCAATATTCACAAgaatttatataattctgaacatctttattcatattcggccaataaaattttcttttcaaactaataagattttctcttaatcctCGATGTATTGTTTTGGTTTCATGATATTGACAAATTCTAAGCTGTCTTTCATCTATGTCTTCGACATCTTCTAacagaattcttgaaatttttaaatcaaaactctTGTAATCGAATTTCTCCTGCAAAATTCGTATAAgtggtttttctaattctggtGACTTAAAATATAATGTATAGGAACTCTTTGGTCTAACATattctttaataaatttatataaatcgttttcaattgaatttatggaaacaataaatctgagtttttctccgaatagtttaatttttataacattataatttgatgcagttttgaatattatttgttaattagatgagttaatacttctttctgtataaggtatttcgaaaattggattttcaatattgctatgaatagttatatcgtcatgaataataacattttgagtttcgaagtcaattatatcatcttcaatttcattagtaaattcatcattatcattattttcgtattcactcgcatttaataattctaagcattcatcaagttcttcgtcagtaacttgattaatcactgaaactaaatcatcttcaataccattaaaatcattcatttgggaattcaatgtttcaatttgatttatttcattattatcttcTCTGGGTAAATAATATACAATCACTctcatatttgaattgaaaaaaatatactttatCATATTGAATATCGTTGACCATTTTAATCGGTCCAAGCCGCTGGCAATGCGCGGTAAtgctaaacatttttcattattttgtttacATAATCTTTCGAGATTCAAAATCGCTTGAAATACATCTTCATACTTAGGTTTATCATAATAAAATTCTTTTGTGATTAAATAGTAAATATTCCGATTATTTTTTCGGATCGCGGCAACTTCGCCTATAgatttattttgagattttaaattttcaatttcgccatatttatttttgaaacttgAAGCTATTCCTTTATTCATATGGAAATCCTGTGAAACACAATGTGCTAATGCAAAATTCTTttgagaattgaataaatttccttCCTTTTCTTTAATGTTCGGTGAATCTTTTATATCGTTATTTTCTTGCgcctttataaaattttcgtaaGTTAGGTCATCTTCCATAACTATTCTACTTAATGCATCTGCATTGTTCTGCGAGccttttctatattttatttcataatcaaaTTCTTCGAGTTTTATTCGCCATCTCATTAGTCTCGAATTAGGTTCTTTTAGAGAAAATAGCCAAATTAAAGGTTTATGATCTgtataaattgtaaattttcttccgtataaatatggcctgaaatgtttACACGACCATACAAtcgataataattctttttcgatCACACTGTATCGAGATTCAgcttcatttaaagttctactcGCGAAAGCAATCGGAAGATCATTGGGCGGTTGACCTTGAGATAATACTGAACCTACTGCATATCCGGATGCATCTGTAGTTAAAACAAAGGGTTCTTTGAAATCAGGATATCGCAATATAGGATGGTTTAATAAATTTTGTTTACGTACTTCAAAGGCTTCAACAtattttggatcatttatattgattttagaatttttcttcAAGCAATTTGTAAGGGGTTTGGTAATTTTTGCAAAGTTAGGTATAAATTTCCTATAATATCCGACTAAAccaagaaatgatttgatttctttttgagTTTTTGGAATTGGGAATTTATTCACAGCAGTTAATTTATTAGGGTTAGGTTTAATTCCTTCTGGAGTTATAATATGACCTAGAAAttctatttcagttttgaaaaaatgacatttgtccaattgtattttcaaattatcttcTTTAAATACTTCAAGAATATTATGGATGTCTGCTAAGTGTTGTTCTATTGAATCTGAGAAAATAACAACATCATCCATATAAAcataacaattttttccaatataatttCTCAATACTATATTCATTAATCTTTGAAAAGAAGCAGGGGCATTTTTTAATCCGAATGGCATTCGCAAAAATTCataatgaccattttcaattgtaaaggCGGTCTTTTCTATAGAGTCACTATctaattcaatttgatgaaaaccTGACGCTAAATCGAGCGttgtaaaatatttcttttttcctaACTTATCTAAAATTGCATCGATTTGCGGTAAAGGGTATTTatcatcaatagttttttcatttaattttctgtaATCAATTGCTATACgccatttttgtttttgtgataaatcttgTTTCTTTGGAACTACAACAACAGGAAAGGACCATGGTGAAATACTAGGtctaataattttcttttctaaCATCTCATCGATCTGTTTCTTAATTTCCTCTCTATGTACTTCTGGGTATCGATAAATTTTACAATGAACGGGAACTTCATCTATCGTTCGAATTCTATgtttaattttattagaaaaattcaaGGGTTGACCCGGCAATTGAATTGCATCTTTGttagtttgtaaaattttcattaattgattACTTATTTTGGATTCCATATGGCTAAGGTCCACTGGTATTTTGATAGGATTTTGACAAACTTGTTGATATTCAAAAGGAACttgacaaaattcattttttaaaatttgatttttgaaatctaaCATTAATCCATACTTATTTAAGAAATCTGCTCCTATAAGTCCGTCataattcttatgaaatttataaagaatGAAAGGATGAAAGTCGTTTAttctaaattcagaaaacaatggtAACGATACTTTTTCATTCGACGTTTCTTGTCTCATGCAAGCAGTTAATGTAGTCGattctttgaaaatattctcaggGAAATAATTATATGCAAATTTAGGATCAATTAAACAAACTGAGCAACCACTATCAATTAATAACTTACATCTAgggtttttaaattcaataaatggTAGCTGATTAGTATTATCTAGCGTATGATTTATGTCAATTCGTTTTCTAAAGTAGggtcttgaaaattttgtttggaagTCGAAGGTTTCGAATGAGAATCTCTATCatgattattataattaaatctatcAAAGGATTCAttattaggatttgatcctattTGAGTTAATTCTTCAAAAGTAAAATGTGGTTCATTAGAAAcgcgttcattaaaaaatttcttttggggATTCGTTGGGAATTGCGTCGAATAATTTGGACGTTTTTGGGGGTAAACTCTTGTTTGTactgacattttttctggtgGTGTATTAATTCTTTGGTTGGGATTTGGTTTGAAAACATTAGTATTAGTATTAGTATGTCCAAAAACTTGTTTGTTTGAGGGATAGTATCTATTCACAGGTCTTTGATTAAACTGAATAGGTTGTGaggggaaatttgaatttgaattcgaattataattattattcgatctaaaatgataattattaggaatataatttgatctataattatttgttctcgtattgggattatttctgaaattatttttttcagggcgtgtttgaaatttttgtcttcTGCTTTTATCGAGTAAATCATATTGAGCTAAATTCGATATATAATCTTTAACTGCATTTACTGTTCCGTCAAAATTCAAAgcattatttgttattaaataagtcctcaattctattggggcatttgatataagaactgttttacaaatctttaaaatattagttttatataattgtttttctggaTCTGGCATGGGATCCGCGTCAATTCtataatttattcttatctttaaggaaattatcttatcaataaaatctattatatcttcattatgtgatttattcaaaaattgtaatttgtgtATCAATACATCTAAATTAATTTGATCCCCAAATTTAATCTGTAAGAATCTCTTTAGAGAATTCCAATCATCAGGAATATCGGAAGTTGCTTCCTCAGCTAACGCTCTTCCTACTAATTTACTTTTAACAACTGATGAACAATaactttttactatattttgttcatttgtgaacatccttaaatattcttctgtactttttataaaagaatttaattcattctCCACTCCTGAAAATCTTGGCAAAAGCATCCTGAACTTTTCCGGTAATgttaagtttatattttctaatgcCATTTTTACTGTTTGCGCTTTACGGcctttaaaatgttttattgaagtaatcttgaattaaaattggtaatcggttttttaaatgagtaacctagaaaaaactcttatgtcggttttttaaagaaacctaggaaaaactgttCTACAAGTTTTACACTCAAAATTTTGGGAAAAAGGGTGACTATTTTTTGTCCAGAATAGGGTAAACTGGGAGTCAATAACGGGTAGGATTGCTAACCTTTTTTGTTTCGTATTCCTTGTAGTGAAGTCGTCTTGGGCGCTACTCCAAAGATCAGGGCTTCTGGGTGGTTTCCTTCTCAGGGTTGCTTGTcaccttaacagttgaaactgaaAGTCTTGAAAGTTTTTACGTACTTTCACGACCGGCACTTTTTTGGAATTTCGGTTTTCGATGAGTTACGTCGCACTTTTCCGATCGAACTCGATAAGGAAGAAAccgtattgaaaatattttattattcaaaatatttcaatatcgaaaaaatgttaacatcccatcctcgtcgccaattatgtttttgagatggaaaaccttgtttttaaaaaaactttatttacaagaaaaagacgaaaggtacaaCCAAAACTATCTGTCATGaactgatctattattgactgatctattattgactTATCCGTTATgactgactaaaaaacaatgcatctgagaatttataacattacttatctctaatgcaaaatgtggcgtgatcctaagcgtcacacaaagaatagctaaaatagcaaaattacattgtaagaacaaaggatgtattatagttacaataggcattcattccacccacattatcccgtgtttgagattgatgagttaacaatatcctatcatgaaatataaagtaataaatgaagattcgaaaatatgtcgtatgatcagaatggggtcgtattatgtaattatatatatattggaTTGGTGGAAAGTCACCTTCCAGACAATATAAAACTCCTTGATCTAGACCTTGAGTTGATCAGCACAGCTCAGAAGGAGGTAATACTGTGGACAACAAGGATTGTCAGGATGGTTTTGACAACAACCTAGGAGAGCCTTGGTCGTGAGTCGACCCGGCTCTTTTCTACGGAGCTAACCCATTATGgtgattagaaaaaaaaaaaaaaaaa
Above is a window of Harmonia axyridis chromosome X, icHarAxyr1.1, whole genome shotgun sequence DNA encoding:
- the LOC123686689 gene encoding uncharacterized protein LOC123686689, producing the protein MHDNLELLKIVPALEEVQQMHLMTFELKDIKNTLDEIQTAISFARLHLLHESILPYSKFSEVIKNSSIIPLHHIKDYYQLCHTKVIFKNKILLFLISIPTIYEKGYELYKFYFLSQNNESLSLTDSYMLSQEEELLWSTSQCHPVEEDFLCDQDLLSKPPECIRNLLKNHKENCSRIVLVPQANLKLLEDGNILSIKNEKVQEKCPQQTKHYFIPPTAILRSRCVVGNTQKEIFPISTIMEEKYIVLPKMAHPMKNQPSSNFKKEDIPDIQLEDLEEWHIQPGYSLIFILMFIIILILIFFLIFKYLKNNRLAKVTPIKGDNFNLGGEELQDSIPF